Within the Pseudomonas orientalis genome, the region CGGCCGACACCACCATCACGGACTTCTTCTTGCGCTCTTTAAGGAAGCGCGCCAGCTTGCCGGCGGTGGTGGTCTTGCCCGCGCCTTGCAGACCGGCCATCAAGACGACGGCCGGAGGCACGGCGCTGAGGTTCAGGTCTTCGTTGGCCGCGCCCATCAGGCTTTCGAGTTCGGCCTGGACGATCTTCACAAAGGCCTGGCCCGGGGTCAGGCTGCGCGACACTTCGGTGCCGACCGCGCGCTCCTTGACCGAGTTGACGAAGTCCTTCACCACCGGCAAGGCCACGTCGGCTTCCAGCAACGCCATGCGCACTTCACGCAGGGTGTCTTTAATATTGTCCTCGGTCAGCTTGGCCTTGCCGGTGACATGGCGCAGCGTCTGCGAGAGACGGTCAGTCAGGTTTTCAAACATGCGCGATCCTTTCAGGCCCTATTCAACGATATGCATTGGTAGACCGAGGTAATGGCGGCCCAGGCTGCGGTAAATCGCTATTAAACATAGCGCTCGGCGAGCCTGCGGCGTGGGCAGGTCGCGGATTATAGCGAAGACTGCGCCCATGCACACCCGCTGTCTGGTGCGGGAGTCTTTCGTGCGGCGCGGGTGTGTGCCAAACTCAGCGCCTTTCGGGCTTGTCTATCAGGATTTATGCTCCCCTTGTCACCCAGTTTGCTACCCAGTCTCGCCGCCGCCCTCTTGTATGCCGCTGCGACCCTCTATCAGGGCACTCGTCTGGCCCAAGGCGCCAAAGCGGACAAACGTCTGCTGACAGGCCTTGGCGTCCTCGCCCTGCTGGCCCATGCCGCCAGTCTGTTTACGCACCTGATGACCCCGGTCGGCCTGGGCCTGGATTTTTTCAGCGCCGCCAGCCTGATCGCCGCCGCCGTGATCGCACTGACACTGCTGGCGTGCTACCGGATTCCGGTCGAAAACCTGCTCGTGCTGCTGTTCCCGCTGGGCATGCTCACGGTGCTGCTGGCGCAATTCGCCCCTACCGGCACCGTACAGGTGATCGATGAAGAGCCGGGCATTCTCGCGCATATCCTGTTATCGATTCTTGCCTACGGCATGTTCACCATTGCAGTGTTCCAGTCACTGCTGGTGCTGCTGCAAGACCACCAGCTCAAGCACAAGCACCCGTCCGGGCTGATCAAGAACTTCCCGCCGCTGCAAACCATGGAAAGCCTGCTGTTCGGGTTCCTGTGGGCCGGCTGGAGCTTGTTGTCGCTGTCGCTGATCTCCGGCTGGCTGTTCGTCGAAAACCTGTTCGCCCAGCACCTGGTGCACAAGACCTTGCTGGCCTGCTTGGCCTGGATCGTGTTCAGCGTGTTGCTGTGGGGCCGCAACCGCCTCGGCTGGCGCGGGCACAAAGCCATCCGCTGGACCCTGGCCGGTTTCTGCCTGCTGATGCTGGCCTATTTCGGCAGCAAGCTGGTTCGCGAATACATCCTGCATATCTGACGAGCGGCGATCATGGACAACTTGCCCCTTGGGCCGATGCTCGCCGTAATTGCCCTGCTGATTTTATGGGCGGCACTGTTTACCGCCATCGAAGCAGCACAACAGCATCTGCTGGCTCTGCGCCCCGGCACTCGCCAGGGTGACAAGGCTGCCGCACGCCTGAGCTTCCCGCGCCACAGCCTGATCCTGTGCAACAGCCTGTGCCGCGCAGCCGTGGTCATTCTCTGCACGCTGCTGGCGATCTATGCCTGGGCACAGAACGGGCCGTGGCTGGGCTGGCTGATTGCCTGCGCGTTGCTGCTGATCCTCGCCGACTACCTGCCTCGCGCCCTGGCTACCCGCTATCCGCACGCCATACTGGGTTTCGGCAATGCGCTGCTGGGCGTGCCGCTGAAAATCCTGTATCCCGTTGCCTGGCTGCTCAACGGCATCAGCCTGATGCTGCTGCGCCCGTTCGCGCGCAAGGCCGCCGTGGTGAGAAACAGCGACGAGCCTTCGTCCGACCACCACGACGAACCGCACCATGATGCCGATGAAGAGCCTATGCCCGGCATGCCTGGCATCCATGCCCTGGACAACATCACCGTCAATGACATCCTGGTGCCGCGCAGCGAAGTGGACGGCATCAACCTGGATGACGCGATCGAGGACATCATCGAGCAACTGCGCAATTCCCAGCGCACACGGTTGCCGGTGTTCCACAGCGACATCAACCAGGTCGAAGCGGTGCTCAACACACGGCAGATCCAGCACCTGCTGGCCGACGCCAGCCTGACCAAGGAAGCGCTGCTGGCCGCCTGCCACGAACCCTACTTCGTGCCGGAAAGCACGCCGTTGCAACTGCAACTGCTGAATTTCCACAAGCAACAGCGCCGCCTGGGCATGGTGGTGGACGAGTACGGCGAAGTACTGGGCATCGTGACCCTGGACGACATCTTGGAAGAAATCGTCGGCGAATTCGAAAGCGATCAGACGGTGGATAACCCTCACATCGAAGCCCAGCCGGACGGCCGCTACATCATCGACGGCGCGGCTTCGATCCGCGAACTGAACAAAAGCCTGGGCTGGCACCTGCCCAGCGACGGCCCCAAGACCCTCAACGGCCTGGTGACCGAGGCGCTGGAGACGATTCCGGACTGCGCGGTATGCCTGAAGATTGGCCGCTATCGCCTGGAAATCCTCGAGACCGAGGACAATCGGGTAAGCAAGGTTTTGATCTGGCATACCAGCCATGTGCCCGTCGCCGCCTGACTTTCTGATAAACCACAATCCAATGTGGGACGGGGCTTGCCCCCGATAGCAGAGTGTCAGTTACTGCATCTGGTGACCGATACACCGCTATCGGGGGCAAGCCCCCTCCCACATTTTGATTTGCTGCGCGCCTGTTACTTGTTGTAACTCCAAACCCCTTCCTATAATCCCTGCGGCTTACCCAAGCCGCTCCGCGCACAACCCTGATCCATGGGTGTACGACCAATAATAATCCGCGTCCAAACGCGCAATGACCGTCAGGGATTACCGCCATGAGCACCCCCTATAACGAGGCCACCACCGCTGCCCCGACCAACTCGACGGCTCGCGTGGCGACCGCGAGCATCGTCGGCACCGCCATCGAGTTCTACGACTTCTATATCTACGCCACGGCTGCCGCGCTGGTGATCGGCCCGGTGTTCTTCCCACAGACCTCAGGCACCGCACAGATGCTTGCGTCGTTCCTGACCTTCGGCATCGCCTTTATCGCCCGCCCGCTGGGTTCGGCACTGTTCGGCCACTTTGGCGACCGTATCGGCCGCAAGTCGACGCTGGTGGCCTCGCTGTTGCTGATGGGCGTGTGTACCACTCTGATCGGCTTGCTGCCCGGCTACGACAGCATTGGCGCCTGGGCGCCGATCCTGTTGTGTGTATTGCGCTTCGGCCAAGGCCTGGGCCTGGGCGGGGAATGGGGCGGCGCGGCCTTACTGGCGACCGAGAACGCGCCCAAAGGCAAGCGCGCCTGGTTCGGCATGTTCCCGCAATTGGGGCCGTCGATTGGCTTCCTGGCGGCCAACGGTTTGTTCCTGATTTTGGCCATGAGCCTGAACGACGAGCAATTTCGCAGCTGGGGCTGGCGCATTCCGTTCATCCTCAGCGCGGCGCTGGTGATGGTGGGCTTGTACGCACGGCTCAAGCTGCACGAGACGCCGGTGTTCGCCAATGCCGTGGCTCATGAAAAGCCGGTGAAGGTGCCGCTGGTGGAACTGTTCAGCCAGCATTGGCTACCCGTGCTGCTGGGCGCCGCGTCGATGGTGGTGTGCTACGCTCTATTCTATAT harbors:
- a CDS encoding cytochrome C assembly family protein, which codes for MLPLSPSLLPSLAAALLYAAATLYQGTRLAQGAKADKRLLTGLGVLALLAHAASLFTHLMTPVGLGLDFFSAASLIAAAVIALTLLACYRIPVENLLVLLFPLGMLTVLLAQFAPTGTVQVIDEEPGILAHILLSILAYGMFTIAVFQSLLVLLQDHQLKHKHPSGLIKNFPPLQTMESLLFGFLWAGWSLLSLSLISGWLFVENLFAQHLVHKTLLACLAWIVFSVLLWGRNRLGWRGHKAIRWTLAGFCLLMLAYFGSKLVREYILHI
- a CDS encoding transporter associated domain-containing protein; amino-acid sequence: MDNLPLGPMLAVIALLILWAALFTAIEAAQQHLLALRPGTRQGDKAAARLSFPRHSLILCNSLCRAAVVILCTLLAIYAWAQNGPWLGWLIACALLLILADYLPRALATRYPHAILGFGNALLGVPLKILYPVAWLLNGISLMLLRPFARKAAVVRNSDEPSSDHHDEPHHDADEEPMPGMPGIHALDNITVNDILVPRSEVDGINLDDAIEDIIEQLRNSQRTRLPVFHSDINQVEAVLNTRQIQHLLADASLTKEALLAACHEPYFVPESTPLQLQLLNFHKQQRRLGMVVDEYGEVLGIVTLDDILEEIVGEFESDQTVDNPHIEAQPDGRYIIDGAASIRELNKSLGWHLPSDGPKTLNGLVTEALETIPDCAVCLKIGRYRLEILETEDNRVSKVLIWHTSHVPVAA
- a CDS encoding MFS transporter, whose translation is MSTPYNEATTAAPTNSTARVATASIVGTAIEFYDFYIYATAAALVIGPVFFPQTSGTAQMLASFLTFGIAFIARPLGSALFGHFGDRIGRKSTLVASLLLMGVCTTLIGLLPGYDSIGAWAPILLCVLRFGQGLGLGGEWGGAALLATENAPKGKRAWFGMFPQLGPSIGFLAANGLFLILAMSLNDEQFRSWGWRIPFILSAALVMVGLYARLKLHETPVFANAVAHEKPVKVPLVELFSQHWLPVLLGAASMVVCYALFYITTAFSLSYGVSTLGYSRETFLGLLCFAVLFMGLATPLAALASDRYGRKPVLIVGAILAILSGFTMEPLLTHGSTWAVALFLALELFLMGVTFAPMGALLPELFPTRVRYTGASAAYNLGGIVGASAAPFFATKLVAMGGLSYVGGYVSAAALLSLIAVLCLKETRDNDLNKVA